The following proteins are co-located in the Deferribacter autotrophicus genome:
- the hflC gene encoding protease modulator HflC: MKKASFLLIALLMIIIGYKSFFFVVDITEYAIVTELGKPKKTVKEPGVYFRIPFAQQIIFFSKKLMEYDAPPSEILTKDKKTLVVDNYCRWKIVEPLKFYLAFRDVRSALARIDDIIYSEMRIELGKHNLIDVVSDNRNEIMRNVTKASRIKAKDFGIEIIDIRIKRADLPPENEKAVYARMKAERERIAKQYRSEGREEAQKIRARTEKERTIILAEAYRKVQKIKGDTDAKVIKIYAEAFSQDPDFYDFLKKLEVYEQTFDDKTKLFLSTDSYFFRLLKEGTK, encoded by the coding sequence ATGAAAAAGGCTTCTTTTTTGTTAATTGCATTACTTATGATTATAATTGGGTATAAAAGTTTCTTTTTCGTGGTGGATATTACAGAATATGCTATAGTGACTGAGCTTGGGAAACCGAAGAAAACAGTAAAAGAACCAGGAGTTTACTTTAGAATACCTTTTGCTCAACAGATTATTTTCTTTAGTAAAAAACTTATGGAATATGATGCTCCACCCTCTGAAATTTTGACAAAAGATAAAAAAACACTAGTTGTTGATAATTATTGTAGATGGAAAATAGTTGAACCTCTTAAATTTTATCTAGCTTTTAGGGATGTAAGAAGTGCTTTGGCAAGAATTGATGATATTATTTACTCAGAAATGAGAATCGAGCTTGGCAAACATAATCTTATTGATGTGGTATCAGATAATAGAAATGAAATTATGAGAAATGTAACAAAGGCGTCAAGAATTAAAGCTAAAGATTTTGGAATTGAAATTATTGATATACGAATTAAAAGGGCTGATTTGCCACCTGAAAATGAAAAAGCTGTTTATGCCAGAATGAAAGCAGAACGAGAAAGAATTGCTAAGCAGTATAGATCGGAAGGTCGTGAAGAAGCTCAAAAGATAAGAGCAAGGACAGAAAAAGAGAGAACGATTATTTTAGCTGAGGCTTACAGAAAAGTTCAAAAAATCAAAGGTGATACGGATGCAAAAGTTATAAAAATTTACGCCGAAGCATTTAGCCAGGACCCTGATTTTTATGATTTTTTAAAGAAACTAGAAGTTTATGAACAAACTTTTGATGATAAAACCAAACTGTTTTTGTCGACAGACAGCTATTTTTTCAGACTTTTGAAAGAGGGTACAAAATAA
- the trkA gene encoding Trk system potassium transporter TrkA translates to MKNVIIVGAGEVGYNLASHLISEKKNVVLIDKDSEKVKYTSAHLDCIVIKGAGNNIDILEEAGIENCDIFISATDSDEVNLISCFIVANEFNVPLKIARVRNLDYSRKNFFNKSGSGIDFLVNPEIEASKSIVNSIVHGAVSDVFTFEGTSIQLRDVYIDDESDLIGMSLIELRKKYKFNFIVAGILRNEDILIPFGETKIKEGDNLYIVGDDKNLEMLFKKLGIKRKRIKDVVIVGGGRIGELVAKDLLTLGKNIMILEKDYDRCKELSEKYESLLVINADITDKNVYEEENIRNYDLLISATGNEELNILTSIYAKKIGVKRSIAIVNKTNYLSLASGMGIDATVSTKISSVNAILKFIRKGKVKSVYSIFDGKAEAMEITVKENSVLANKVLKDIDLPKGALIVAINRGSDNFIPDGNSKILAGDNIIIFALKNVVDKIEELISS, encoded by the coding sequence ATGAAAAATGTCATAATTGTTGGTGCAGGCGAGGTTGGATACAATCTTGCTAGTCATTTGATATCAGAAAAAAAGAATGTAGTATTGATTGATAAGGATAGTGAGAAAGTAAAGTATACTTCTGCCCATCTCGATTGTATTGTTATCAAAGGTGCAGGGAATAATATAGATATTCTAGAAGAAGCAGGGATTGAAAACTGCGATATATTTATTTCTGCTACTGATTCAGATGAGGTAAATCTTATATCCTGTTTTATTGTGGCAAATGAATTTAATGTTCCACTAAAAATTGCTCGTGTAAGAAATTTAGATTATTCAAGAAAGAATTTTTTTAATAAATCAGGTAGTGGCATTGATTTTCTGGTTAACCCTGAGATTGAAGCTAGTAAAAGCATTGTTAACAGTATTGTTCATGGGGCTGTCAGTGATGTTTTTACGTTTGAGGGAACATCTATTCAGCTTAGAGATGTTTATATAGATGACGAATCAGACTTGATAGGAATGTCCTTAATTGAATTGAGAAAGAAATATAAATTTAATTTTATTGTAGCAGGTATTTTGCGTAATGAGGATATTTTAATACCTTTTGGTGAAACGAAGATTAAAGAAGGGGATAATTTATATATCGTTGGTGATGATAAAAATCTTGAAATGCTTTTTAAAAAGCTAGGTATTAAGAGAAAACGGATTAAAGATGTGGTAATTGTGGGTGGTGGTAGAATTGGTGAGCTTGTTGCAAAGGATTTATTGACGCTGGGCAAGAATATAATGATTTTGGAAAAAGATTATGATAGATGCAAAGAGCTCAGTGAAAAATATGAAAGTTTACTTGTTATAAATGCTGATATTACCGATAAGAATGTTTATGAAGAAGAAAATATTAGAAATTATGATTTACTTATTTCAGCAACTGGTAACGAAGAGCTGAATATTTTAACTTCCATTTATGCAAAAAAGATTGGTGTTAAAAGGTCGATTGCCATAGTAAATAAAACAAATTATCTTTCACTTGCATCAGGGATGGGAATTGATGCAACTGTTAGTACAAAGATTAGCTCAGTAAATGCAATTTTAAAATTCATTCGAAAAGGTAAAGTAAAGTCTGTTTATTCAATTTTTGATGGTAAGGCTGAAGCGATGGAAATTACTGTAAAGGAAAATAGTGTCTTGGCTAATAAAGTGTTAAAAGATATCGATTTACCAAAGGGTGCATTAATTGTAGCTATTAACAGGGGGAGTGATAATTTTATACCTGATGGTAATTCTAAAATTTTAGCTGGTGATAACATAATCATTTTTGCATTAAAGAATGTTGTAGATAAAATAGAAGAGTTAATTTCTAGCTGA
- a CDS encoding TrkH family potassium uptake protein, producing the protein MHIKTVINIISVLLIVVALFMIFPALWALYYKEYGCFYSFNITIIMTLALSLIVFFITKSDMKKSLSTRDGFLLVSASWLLVSVDGAIPFYISGAIPSFTDAFFETMSGFTTTGASILTNIEGLPKSMLFWRSLTHWLGGMGIVVLTVAILPLLGIGGLQLIKAEAPGPTVDKITPRIGETAKLLWFIYVGFSALETILLLLGGMNLFDALTHTFGTMATGGFSTKNASIAHFNSVYIDYVITIFMVLAGINFTLHYRLLTGNFKSVLKDSELKVYLFIFFTATILLTYDLAKNHFSDIWSGLRYGSFQAATILTTTGYATYDYEKWPAMSRTVLFLLMFIGGCSGSTGGGIKIIRIYTLFKQALIEMKYLIRPKGIFTLRLSGNVVKKDIVYAISGFFFLYIAIVLAVALIISLEDIDIVTSLSSALATVGNIGPGFGRIGPTENYAFYSDFSKWVLSFAMMIGRLEIYTVLVIFTPHFWKK; encoded by the coding sequence ATGCATATAAAAACAGTTATAAACATTATTTCTGTTTTATTGATAGTTGTTGCACTTTTTATGATTTTCCCTGCTCTTTGGGCGTTGTATTATAAGGAGTATGGCTGCTTTTATTCTTTTAATATAACGATAATAATGACCCTTGCTCTATCATTAATAGTATTTTTTATCACAAAAAGTGATATGAAAAAATCTCTCTCGACTCGTGATGGTTTTCTTCTAGTTTCGGCAAGTTGGCTTCTTGTTTCTGTGGACGGTGCGATACCATTTTACATCTCTGGAGCGATTCCTTCTTTTACTGATGCTTTTTTTGAAACTATGTCAGGTTTTACCACTACCGGAGCGTCTATTCTTACAAATATTGAAGGATTACCAAAATCTATGCTTTTTTGGAGATCTTTGACACATTGGCTCGGTGGTATGGGTATTGTGGTATTGACTGTGGCTATTCTGCCTCTTTTAGGGATAGGTGGTTTACAACTTATAAAGGCAGAAGCACCTGGGCCTACTGTGGATAAAATAACGCCGAGAATTGGGGAAACGGCAAAATTATTATGGTTTATTTACGTTGGTTTTTCTGCACTTGAGACTATATTACTTCTTTTGGGAGGAATGAATCTTTTTGATGCACTTACCCATACCTTTGGGACAATGGCTACTGGAGGCTTTTCTACAAAAAATGCAAGTATAGCGCATTTCAACTCGGTTTATATCGATTATGTTATAACAATATTTATGGTTCTTGCTGGTATCAACTTTACATTGCATTATAGATTATTAACGGGAAACTTTAAGAGTGTTTTAAAAGATAGCGAATTAAAGGTTTATTTGTTTATTTTTTTTACAGCAACTATTCTGCTAACATACGATTTAGCTAAAAATCATTTTAGTGATATTTGGAGTGGTTTGAGATATGGCTCTTTTCAAGCGGCCACTATTCTTACTACTACAGGTTATGCAACTTATGATTATGAAAAATGGCCTGCCATGTCCCGCACGGTTCTGTTCTTACTGATGTTTATTGGTGGTTGTTCAGGATCAACAGGGGGTGGAATAAAAATTATTAGGATATATACTTTATTCAAACAGGCATTAATTGAAATGAAATACCTTATTAGACCAAAAGGAATTTTTACTTTGAGACTCAGTGGCAATGTGGTAAAGAAGGATATTGTGTATGCCATTTCCGGTTTTTTCTTTCTCTATATTGCCATTGTGCTTGCTGTAGCGCTTATTATATCTCTGGAAGATATTGATATAGTTACTTCTTTATCGTCTGCGCTTGCTACAGTAGGGAATATTGGCCCAGGATTTGGAAGGATTGGCCCCACTGAAAATTATGCATTTTATTCAGATTTTTCTAAATGGGTTTTAAGTTTTGCCATGATGATTGGAAGGCTTGAGATTTATACTGTTCTTGTGATTTTTACACCACATTTTTGGAAGAAATGA
- the hypF gene encoding carbamoyltransferase HypF, whose amino-acid sequence MKTYYINIQGIVQGVGFRPFIYRLANELGISGCVKNSTKGVEIEANVDNEELLKLFINKIRKEAPLLSHIVEINYEEIEEKHFHGFKILHSEKRNDITFVSPDAAICDDCKRELFDTNDRRFLYPFINCTNCGPRYSIIEKIPYDRVNTTMKVFEMCDDCRKEYNQPDNRRFHAQPNCCLLCGPDVYMDNLKGITAVKEAAKRIDEGALLAVKGLGGYHLICDATNDDAVLYLRKCKKRNEKPFAVMVKDVDTLKKYKLNCEGVYSRFLNSPEAPIILINWKDHPLSKYINPMNDKIGIMLAYTPLHQLIMHFTKTDFIVATSGNQKDEPIVIDERDAEKTLFFVNGGFLHHNRPIHNRVDDSVAALVENEIYVLRRGRGFAPYPIMLKNNFKEDVLGVGAHLKNSVSLGKKNYIFPSQYIGDLDNVKCCEFFKEVVHKLQNLFDANVKVVIRDLHPDYYSSIYAEELGLKVLKLQHHIAHFFSCMAENGIEDNCIGVSFDGLGLGCDKKVWGSEFFVFKDDKIERVFHLKYARQVGDASSKKPFLMILSYLNQYRLLEDMQDLLIKKWDMTINELDFFVKVIERGINTIETSSMGRFFEGIGSLITGRVENEFEGHTAMLLESLAEKRPPEKRSYPFYFNEDGEIDFGGIVSGICRDLLIGVEKEVIAAKFHNSVAEIIREGCEKIREFSGVNKVTLTGGVFQNLLLLSKVKDLLRKNGFEIYIHRKVPPNDGGISLGQVYYYNLKTNLNLPDTFEKFW is encoded by the coding sequence ATGAAAACCTATTATATAAATATTCAAGGTATTGTTCAGGGAGTTGGATTTAGACCTTTTATTTACCGTCTTGCAAATGAACTTGGGATTTCAGGTTGTGTGAAAAATTCCACTAAGGGTGTGGAAATTGAGGCAAATGTTGATAATGAAGAACTGCTGAAATTGTTTATAAATAAAATCAGAAAAGAAGCACCCCTTTTATCCCATATTGTGGAAATAAACTACGAAGAAATTGAAGAAAAACATTTTCATGGTTTTAAAATTCTTCATTCTGAAAAAAGAAATGATATTACCTTTGTGTCTCCAGATGCAGCAATTTGTGATGATTGTAAAAGAGAGCTGTTTGATACAAATGATAGGAGATTTCTTTATCCTTTTATAAATTGTACAAACTGCGGTCCAAGGTATTCCATAATTGAGAAGATCCCTTATGACAGGGTAAATACGACTATGAAAGTCTTTGAAATGTGTGATGACTGTAGAAAGGAATATAATCAGCCTGATAATAGAAGATTTCATGCACAGCCAAACTGTTGTTTGTTGTGTGGTCCTGATGTTTATATGGATAATTTAAAGGGTATTACTGCGGTAAAAGAGGCAGCAAAGAGGATAGATGAAGGGGCTCTTTTGGCTGTTAAAGGGCTAGGGGGGTATCACCTAATTTGTGATGCAACAAATGATGATGCTGTACTTTATCTTAGAAAGTGTAAAAAAAGGAATGAAAAACCCTTTGCTGTGATGGTAAAAGATGTGGATACATTAAAAAAATACAAGCTAAATTGTGAAGGTGTATATAGTAGATTTTTGAACTCTCCAGAAGCACCTATAATATTAATAAACTGGAAAGATCACCCATTGTCAAAATATATTAATCCTATGAATGATAAAATAGGTATTATGCTTGCCTATACACCGTTGCACCAGTTGATTATGCATTTTACAAAGACTGATTTTATTGTAGCCACTAGTGGAAATCAAAAGGATGAGCCTATAGTTATAGATGAGAGAGATGCTGAGAAGACACTGTTTTTTGTAAATGGCGGATTTTTACATCATAATAGGCCAATTCACAACAGAGTGGATGATTCTGTAGCAGCTCTCGTTGAAAATGAAATATATGTTTTAAGAAGGGGGCGAGGGTTTGCACCATATCCTATTATGTTGAAAAACAATTTTAAAGAAGATGTTCTTGGAGTTGGTGCTCATCTGAAAAACAGTGTTAGCCTTGGTAAAAAAAATTATATTTTTCCATCTCAGTATATTGGAGATCTTGATAATGTTAAATGTTGTGAATTCTTTAAAGAGGTTGTGCATAAATTACAAAATCTTTTTGATGCCAATGTGAAAGTGGTAATAAGGGATCTTCATCCTGATTATTATTCGTCGATATATGCAGAAGAACTTGGCTTAAAAGTTTTGAAATTGCAACATCATATTGCGCATTTTTTTTCATGCATGGCTGAAAATGGGATTGAAGATAACTGTATTGGTGTGTCCTTTGATGGGCTTGGACTTGGATGTGATAAAAAGGTTTGGGGATCTGAGTTTTTTGTTTTTAAGGATGATAAGATTGAAAGGGTTTTTCACTTGAAATATGCAAGACAGGTTGGAGATGCTTCTTCGAAAAAGCCGTTTTTAATGATACTTTCGTATTTAAATCAGTATAGATTGCTGGAAGATATGCAGGATTTGCTTATTAAAAAATGGGATATGACTATAAATGAGTTAGATTTTTTTGTCAAAGTTATAGAAAGAGGAATTAATACAATTGAAACTTCAAGTATGGGTAGATTTTTTGAAGGGATAGGATCACTTATAACTGGGCGTGTTGAAAATGAGTTTGAAGGGCATACTGCTATGTTGCTTGAATCGCTTGCTGAAAAAAGACCCCCTGAGAAAAGGAGTTATCCATTTTATTTTAATGAAGATGGAGAGATAGATTTTGGTGGGATTGTGTCTGGGATTTGCAGAGATTTATTAATTGGTGTTGAAAAAGAGGTGATTGCAGCAAAGTTTCACAACAGTGTAGCTGAAATAATAAGAGAAGGGTGTGAAAAAATCAGAGAGTTTTCCGGTGTAAATAAAGTAACACTTACAGGTGGTGTTTTTCAAAACCTGTTGCTACTTTCAAAGGTTAAGGATTTATTGAGAAAAAATGGTTTTGAGATATATATTCATAGAAAAGTTCCACCTAATGATGGTGGTATTTCTCTTGGGCAAGTTTACTATTATAATTTAAAAACAAATTTAAATTTACCTGATACTTTCGAGAAATTTTGGTGA
- a CDS encoding ATP-binding cassette domain-containing protein, whose amino-acid sequence MIEVVKLEKHYGEVKALKGVSFNVEKGEIVGFLGPNGAGKTTTMQIITGFLSPTSGEVKVDGENVSVDNMNVKRKIGYLPENNPIYNDLSVYDYLKFFADLKKVGNSKEEIKKVVSLTKIEDVLNRKIDTLSKGYKQRVGLAQAILGDPEILILDEPTTGLDPNQIVEIRNLIKELGKEKTVILSTHIMQEVEQTCERVIIINKGEIVADDKIENLQGKNRRVVVEVDRDVNEKFFERFGVVKTVGTNRFEIKTDDDIRKELSRYCFDNGILILELKVEFDDLETTFRKLTMVEG is encoded by the coding sequence ATGATAGAAGTTGTAAAACTTGAAAAGCATTATGGTGAAGTGAAGGCTTTGAAAGGTGTAAGTTTTAATGTGGAAAAAGGTGAAATTGTAGGCTTTCTTGGGCCAAACGGTGCAGGTAAAACCACCACAATGCAGATAATCACTGGTTTTTTGAGTCCCACCTCTGGAGAAGTAAAAGTTGATGGCGAAAATGTTTCTGTAGATAATATGAATGTTAAAAGAAAAATAGGATATTTACCAGAAAATAACCCTATTTATAATGACTTATCAGTTTATGATTATTTGAAATTTTTTGCAGATTTAAAGAAGGTGGGTAATAGTAAAGAAGAGATAAAAAAAGTTGTAAGCCTTACAAAAATTGAAGATGTTCTAAATAGAAAGATTGATACGTTGTCGAAGGGTTATAAACAGAGGGTGGGGCTTGCTCAGGCAATACTTGGAGATCCAGAGATTTTAATTCTTGATGAGCCCACTACTGGACTTGACCCGAACCAGATTGTTGAAATTAGGAATTTGATAAAGGAACTTGGAAAAGAAAAAACTGTGATTTTATCCACTCATATAATGCAGGAGGTGGAGCAAACCTGCGAAAGGGTGATAATCATTAATAAAGGGGAAATAGTGGCTGATGATAAAATTGAGAATTTGCAAGGAAAAAACAGAAGGGTTGTTGTGGAAGTAGACAGAGATGTGAATGAGAAGTTTTTTGAAAGGTTTGGGGTTGTGAAGACAGTAGGTACTAACAGATTTGAAATAAAAACAGATGATGACATTAGGAAGGAACTTTCAAGATACTGTTTTGACAATGGAATTCTTATTTTAGAACTGAAAGTTGAATTTGATGACCTTGAAACGACTTTCAGAAAGCTTACAATGGTGGAGGGGTAA
- a CDS encoding ABC transporter permease subunit encodes MAIRAITVKDLKQTFFHPTAYVLGFFFLIITGWFFSSTLFLIGQAELRDFVGVVPFLLMFFIPAITMRSIAEERKQGTIELILTNPVKDSQFIFGKFSSSLITVLFFIGMTLFYPIILMLIGNPDVGQMVATYIGIILLSAFYVSIGIFASAITYNQIVAFIVSFSLIFCFYLLQRVAIFLPPVYQNVVLYLSSASHFKKFTMGVITLQDVVYYLTGIAFFLHIANDVIESRLD; translated from the coding sequence ATGGCAATAAGAGCCATCACTGTAAAAGATTTAAAACAAACATTTTTTCATCCAACGGCTTATGTTCTTGGTTTTTTCTTTTTAATTATCACTGGATGGTTTTTTTCGAGCACCCTATTTCTCATTGGACAGGCTGAGTTAAGAGATTTTGTGGGAGTTGTACCATTTTTATTGATGTTCTTTATCCCTGCAATTACAATGAGAAGTATTGCTGAGGAGAGAAAGCAAGGCACCATTGAGCTTATTCTTACAAATCCGGTTAAAGATTCTCAGTTTATATTTGGTAAATTTTCTTCATCCTTAATAACGGTGCTTTTCTTTATAGGTATGACACTTTTTTATCCTATAATTTTAATGCTGATAGGTAACCCTGATGTAGGGCAGATGGTAGCAACATATATTGGTATTATTTTGTTATCAGCTTTTTATGTTTCCATAGGGATTTTTGCTTCTGCCATAACGTACAATCAGATAGTCGCATTTATAGTATCATTTTCACTTATTTTCTGTTTTTATCTTCTTCAAAGAGTTGCCATATTTTTACCTCCTGTTTATCAAAATGTGGTATTATATTTGTCGTCAGCAAGTCATTTTAAAAAGTTTACTATGGGGGTTATTACGTTGCAGGATGTGGTATATTATTTGACCGGGATAGCTTTTTTTCTTCATATTGCAAATGATGTGATAGAGTCTAGGCTCGACTAG
- a CDS encoding GldG family protein, with translation MRVRRWINLVSVIIIVIFLNLIAVRYYYKIDLTENKVYTVSEATKKILFRLRSPLNVKVIVSDDIPSPYNTSVRFFLDVLNEYKSVAADKVKIDIIQDAPQIIEKAANLYGIPPVQVNAIESDSLQIKKIYMGAVLIYEDKTETIPVIANIRVPEYELTSLIKRMSSEKEKYVAIIDAGKSANPYSNMRTVFEALSKNYKVESVKIEKGKLIDKKYDVAILVSPIEELKPEEVYPIEEFLFSGKSVILAVDKVDGAVQSGYAFKKETGLEKFFSKNGVNLTDNLVFDANATLINVSRNAGGFIITTAVKYPFFPEVINFNRELMITKGLSAVNMIFPTEIKIDKKDHLIVTPIMFSSEKAGFEKEPYNVSLDRQYDLNDFKYSKIPLAFMLEGKFVSEFKKPLNEYKDNFRKEGEGKLILIADGEMFKDDYIVSGDNLKFMQNLVDFLLSDPELLELRGKVVRFHPIKIDNPANAVLLKYVILFAPPLFVIIIGFVIIRIFGKRRVRL, from the coding sequence ATGCGTGTAAGAAGATGGATTAATCTTGTTTCGGTGATTATAATTGTGATTTTTTTAAACTTGATAGCTGTAAGATATTATTACAAAATAGATTTAACGGAGAATAAGGTTTATACAGTTTCTGAGGCCACAAAGAAAATTTTATTCAGATTGAGAAGCCCATTAAATGTGAAAGTAATTGTGAGTGATGATATTCCTTCCCCCTATAATACGTCTGTAAGGTTTTTTCTTGATGTATTAAATGAATACAAGTCGGTGGCAGCTGACAAGGTGAAAATCGATATTATTCAGGATGCTCCTCAAATAATAGAAAAGGCTGCAAACCTTTATGGAATACCACCTGTTCAGGTAAATGCCATTGAAAGTGATAGCCTTCAGATAAAGAAAATTTATATGGGGGCGGTTCTCATTTATGAAGATAAAACGGAAACGATACCTGTTATTGCAAATATCAGGGTACCTGAATATGAGCTTACCTCATTGATAAAAAGAATGAGCAGTGAAAAGGAAAAGTATGTTGCAATTATTGATGCCGGTAAGAGTGCAAATCCATACTCAAATATGAGAACAGTTTTTGAGGCTTTAAGTAAAAACTATAAAGTAGAAAGCGTAAAAATCGAAAAAGGCAAATTAATTGATAAAAAGTATGATGTGGCAATACTTGTTTCTCCTATTGAAGAGTTAAAACCTGAAGAGGTTTATCCGATAGAAGAATTTCTTTTTTCAGGTAAAAGTGTGATTTTGGCTGTTGATAAAGTGGATGGAGCAGTTCAATCCGGTTATGCTTTTAAAAAGGAGACAGGGCTCGAGAAGTTTTTTAGTAAAAATGGTGTTAATTTGACCGACAATCTGGTTTTTGATGCAAATGCTACACTAATAAATGTTTCTCGTAATGCTGGTGGGTTTATTATTACTACTGCTGTTAAATATCCATTTTTCCCTGAAGTAATCAATTTTAATAGAGAGTTAATGATTACAAAAGGGCTGTCTGCTGTAAATATGATATTTCCTACGGAGATAAAAATAGATAAAAAAGATCACTTGATTGTTACACCGATAATGTTTTCATCGGAAAAAGCGGGTTTTGAAAAAGAACCATACAATGTTTCTCTTGATAGGCAATACGATTTGAATGATTTTAAATATTCAAAAATCCCTCTTGCTTTTATGTTGGAAGGTAAGTTTGTTAGTGAATTTAAAAAACCTTTGAATGAATATAAAGACAATTTCAGAAAAGAAGGGGAAGGTAAGCTCATTTTAATTGCTGATGGGGAAATGTTTAAGGATGATTACATCGTATCAGGGGATAATTTGAAATTTATGCAAAATTTAGTGGATTTTCTGCTTTCTGACCCTGAATTACTTGAGTTGAGAGGCAAAGTTGTAAGATTTCATCCAATAAAGATAGATAATCCTGCAAATGCAGTATTGTTAAAATACGTAATACTTTTTGCCCCTCCATTGTTTGTCATTATTATTGGCTTTGTTATAATCAGAATTTTTGGGAAAAGGAGGGTTAGACTGTGA